One stretch of Cellulomonas wangsupingiae DNA includes these proteins:
- the mmsA gene encoding multiple monosaccharide ABC transporter ATP-binding protein, whose protein sequence is MDTEHILEMRGITKTFPGVKALADVTLAVRRGEIHAICGENGAGKSTLMKVLSGIYPHGSYEGDIVLDGQVQEFRGIRDSERRGIVIIHQELALSPYLSIAENIFLGNERAERGVVDWNRTNAEAARLLGRVGLAERPDTRVSDIGVGKQQLVEIAKALSKEVRLLILDEPTAALNDEDSAHLLGLIEGLRSEGITSIIISHKLNEIEAIADTTTILRDGQTVESLDMHGDDPVTEERIIRGMVGRPLDHRFPEHTPTIGEEVLRIEDWTVHHPVDQARKVVDRASLTVRRGEIVGLAGLMGAGRTELAMSVFGRSYGTGISGRLYKDGREITAGSVQQAIAHGIAYATEDRKRFGLNLIDTVQHNVSSAGLDRLSRRGVVDRETELRVAEQYRKELNIRTPTVAALVGKLSGGNQQKVVLSKWIYTDPDVLILDEPTRGIDVGAKYEIYTIINRLADEGKGVLVISSELPELIGVCDRIYALSQGRVTGEVARADATQEHLMHFMTMDKDGIAR, encoded by the coding sequence ATGGACACCGAGCACATCCTCGAGATGCGCGGCATCACCAAGACCTTCCCCGGCGTGAAGGCGCTCGCGGACGTCACCCTGGCCGTGCGCCGCGGGGAGATCCACGCGATCTGCGGCGAGAACGGCGCCGGCAAGTCGACCCTCATGAAGGTGCTGTCGGGGATCTACCCCCACGGCAGCTACGAGGGCGACATCGTCCTGGACGGCCAGGTGCAGGAGTTCCGGGGCATCCGGGACTCCGAGCGCCGGGGGATCGTCATCATCCACCAGGAGCTCGCGCTGTCGCCGTACCTGTCGATCGCCGAGAACATCTTCCTCGGCAACGAGCGCGCCGAGCGCGGCGTCGTCGACTGGAACCGCACCAACGCCGAGGCCGCCCGGCTGCTCGGGCGCGTCGGCCTCGCCGAGCGGCCCGACACCCGGGTCAGCGACATCGGCGTCGGCAAGCAGCAGCTCGTCGAGATCGCCAAGGCGCTGTCGAAGGAGGTCCGCCTGCTCATCCTCGACGAGCCGACGGCCGCCCTCAACGACGAGGACAGCGCCCACCTCCTCGGCCTCATCGAAGGGCTGCGCTCCGAGGGCATCACCTCGATCATCATCAGCCACAAGCTCAACGAGATCGAGGCGATCGCCGACACCACGACGATCCTGCGCGACGGGCAGACGGTCGAGTCGCTGGACATGCACGGCGACGACCCCGTGACCGAGGAGCGCATCATCCGCGGCATGGTCGGACGCCCGCTCGACCACCGCTTCCCCGAGCACACGCCCACCATCGGCGAGGAGGTGCTGCGCATCGAGGACTGGACCGTGCACCACCCGGTCGACCAGGCGCGCAAGGTCGTCGACCGCGCCAGCCTGACGGTGCGGCGCGGCGAGATCGTCGGGCTCGCCGGTCTGATGGGCGCCGGCCGCACCGAGCTCGCGATGAGCGTCTTCGGCCGCTCGTACGGCACGGGCATCTCCGGCCGGCTCTACAAGGACGGCCGCGAGATCACGGCCGGTAGCGTGCAGCAGGCGATCGCCCACGGCATCGCGTACGCGACCGAGGACCGCAAGCGGTTCGGGCTCAACCTCATCGACACCGTGCAGCACAACGTGTCCTCCGCGGGCCTGGACAGGCTCTCGCGCCGCGGCGTCGTCGACCGCGAGACCGAGCTGAGGGTCGCCGAGCAGTACCGCAAGGAGCTGAACATCCGGACCCCGACGGTCGCGGCGCTGGTCGGCAAGCTGTCGGGCGGCAACCAGCAGAAGGTCGTCCTGTCGAAGTGGATCTACACCGACCCGGACGTGCTGATCCTCGACGAGCCGACGCGTGGCATCGACGTCGGCGCCAAGTACGAGATCTACACGATCATCAACAGGCTCGCCGACGAGGGCAAGGGCGTGCTCGTCATCTCCTCGGAGCTGCCCGAGCTCATCGGGGTCTGCGACCGCATCTACGCGCTCAGCCAGGGTCGTGTCACGGGCGAGGTGGCCCGGGCCGACGCGACCCAGGAGCACCTCATGCACTTCATGACGATGGACAAGGACGGGATCGCCCGATGA
- the chvE gene encoding multiple monosaccharide ABC transporter substrate-binding protein: MSLAWKKSAIAMVAAGVLVGSMAACSTERDSGSESTEGAGSAEETLVGIAMPTKSLERWNRDGAHLEELLTDAGYETSLQYADNKVDQQATQLENMINQGADILVIAAIDGTALAPTLQQAADAGVTVIAYDRLINDTPNVDYYATFDNYRVGTMQGEFIAEALDLAGGAGPFNLEPFAGSPDDNNAKFFFAGAWDVLSEYVDSGKLVVPSGKAPASNDDWASIGIQAWASETAQSEMENRLNSFYAGGTQVDVVLSPNDSLALGIAQALAGAGYAPGADYPVLTGQDADQANVLNMIAGKQSMSVWKDTRMLGDQVAVMIQQIVDGETVEVNDEKTYDNGEKVVPTFLLDPQVITPDTVDVLVESGFYTADDLGM; encoded by the coding sequence ATGTCACTGGCGTGGAAGAAGAGCGCGATCGCCATGGTCGCCGCAGGTGTGCTCGTGGGGTCGATGGCGGCCTGCAGCACGGAGCGCGACTCCGGTTCGGAGAGCACCGAGGGCGCGGGGAGCGCCGAGGAGACGCTCGTCGGCATCGCGATGCCGACGAAGAGCCTCGAGCGGTGGAACCGTGACGGTGCCCACCTCGAGGAGCTGCTGACCGACGCGGGCTACGAGACGAGCCTGCAGTACGCCGACAACAAGGTCGACCAGCAGGCGACCCAGCTCGAGAACATGATCAACCAGGGCGCGGACATCCTCGTCATCGCCGCGATCGACGGCACGGCGCTCGCGCCGACGCTCCAGCAGGCGGCCGACGCGGGCGTCACGGTCATCGCCTACGACCGCCTCATCAACGACACCCCGAACGTCGACTACTACGCGACGTTCGACAACTACCGCGTCGGCACGATGCAGGGCGAGTTCATCGCCGAGGCGCTCGACCTGGCCGGCGGGGCCGGCCCGTTCAACCTCGAGCCGTTCGCCGGGTCGCCGGACGACAACAACGCGAAGTTCTTCTTCGCCGGTGCTTGGGACGTCCTGTCCGAGTACGTCGACAGCGGCAAGCTGGTCGTGCCGTCGGGCAAGGCCCCGGCGTCGAACGACGACTGGGCGTCGATCGGCATCCAGGCCTGGGCGTCGGAGACGGCCCAGTCGGAGATGGAGAACCGGCTCAACTCGTTCTACGCCGGCGGCACGCAGGTCGACGTCGTGCTGTCGCCCAACGACTCCCTCGCGCTGGGCATCGCGCAGGCGCTCGCCGGCGCCGGCTACGCACCCGGCGCGGACTACCCGGTGCTGACTGGTCAGGACGCCGACCAGGCGAACGTCCTCAACATGATCGCCGGCAAGCAGTCGATGTCGGTGTGGAAGGACACCCGCATGCTGGGCGACCAGGTCGCCGTGATGATCCAGCAGATCGTCGACGGCGAGACCGTCGAGGTCAACGACGAGAAGACGTACGACAACGGCGAGAAGGTCGTGCCGACGTTCCTCCTGGACCCGCAGGTCATCACGCCGGACACGGTCGACGTGCTCGTCGAGTCGGGCTTCTACACGGCCGACGACCTCGGCATGTGA